The Pseudarthrobacter defluvii DNA window CCCGGGTCCAGGACCAGGAGTTCCGCTCCTTCAGCGACCGCCGAGAGCGCCGCCCGCGCGGCGTAAACGGCTACCGGGCGGGCTTCCGGGTGCCATGCCGACAGCGCGGCGGCCGAGGTGAATGCCGGCAGCGCGGTCCTGCCGTCGGCTGCCTTCAACGTCACCAGGGCCATGTCCGCCTGCTTGTCGGCGTGCAGCCCATGGCCGGTTTCTGCTTCTTCAGCCAGCTGCGCCACGATCGGTATGAATACGCGAGTGGTTGCCAGCGCGGCAACCACGCCGGCTTCCCCGCCACGTCCCTCGCGCAGTGCGGCAACCGCGGCGACGTAGCCGGCGTCGGCCGTGCCGTCGTCGTCCTCGAAATTGTGGATTTTGGCGTCATCGCCCGCAAGGCTCCGCCCGGCCCAGGGTTGGCCCGCGGAGTCCGAGGCACCGCCGGCACCGGCCAGCGCTGCGGCAATGTGTCCGGGCAGCCGGCGGGCTGCAGGGCGTTCCGGTTCTTCGACGTTGGACATGGCTTGGCTGCCGCTTGGCCTAGCGCCGGCCGGCGACGTCGAGCGCTTCGGGCAGCGTGAAGGCACCGGCGTACAGGGCTTTGCCCACAATGGCGCCTTCGACGCCCAGGGGTACCAGCGAGCGGAGGACCTTGAGGTCGTCAAGGCTGGAGATTCCGCCGGAGGCCACCACCGGCTTGCCGGTCTTCTCCACCATTTGCCGCAGGAGCTCCACGTTCGGTCCCTGCAGCGTGCCGTCCTTGGTCACGTCGGTTACCACATAGCGGGCGCAGCCTGCCTCTTCGAGGCGGCCCAGCACGTCCCACAGGTCCCCGCCTTCCTTGGTCCAGCCGCGGCCCGCAAGGGTGGTTCCGCGGACGTCAAGCCCGACGGCGATTTTGTCGCCGAAGCGCTCGATGGCCCGGGCGGTCCACTCGGGGTTCTCCAGCGCTGCGGTACCGAGGTTGACCCGCGCCACGCCCAGGTCGAGGGCCGCCTCAAGGGTCTCGTCGTCGCGGAGGCCGCCCGAAAGCTCCACCTTGATGTCCAGCCGGCCCACCACCTCGCGGAGCAGTTCGGCGTTGGAGCCGCGCCCGAAAGCGGCGTCCAGGTCCACCAGGTGCACCCATTCGGCGCCCTGCTGCTGCCAGTTGAGGGCTGCTTCGACAGGGGTGCCGTAGCTGGTCTCGCTGCCGGCCTCGCCCTGGACCAGCCGCACGGCCTGGCCATTGACGACGTCGACGGCGGGCAGCAGTTCAAGGACCGGAAGGTCATGTGCGGTGGTCATACTCATCCTCGGTGTTGGTTCTTGGATTGGGGGCGGGGGCGGGGTTCAGGCATGCCGTTGCGTGACGGCCGGACCGCCTGCCGGACCGCCTGCCGGCGTTCAAGCCGGCGGGCGGCCGGTGGTTACCTGGCCGGCAGCGTGAGCAGGTAGGCGGCGAGCAGCGACATGGCGGCCAGGACATAGAACGTCACCTGGGTCCACAGCGGCTTGCGCTGCTGCCGGAAGGAAATGCCGCCGCCGATCAGGATGCCGGCGAGGCCCATCAGCAGTACCGACCACATCTAGGCGCCGCTGCCGGCGTCGGCGGGTGCTGCACCGGTCCCGGGGCTGCCGCTGGCCGGCTTGCGCAGGCTTTCCACCCAGTTGCGCAGCAGCCGGGCACCGGCGTCACCGGACTTCTCGGGGTGGAACTGGGTGGCACAGAGTGGGCCGTTCTCGACGGCGGCAATGAACGGGGCGCCATGCTCGGACCACGTGACCATTGGCGGAGCCATCCGCGGCTGGACCACGTCGAAGTTCCACTCCTGCACGCCGTACGAGTGCACGAAGTAGAAGCGCTCGTTTTCGACGCCGGCAAAGAGTTTGGAGCCTTGGGGGACCTTGACGGTGTTCCAGCCCATGTGCGGGACAACTTCCGCGGGAAGGGCCTCTACTTTGCCGGGCCATTCACCGATGCCTTCGGCTTCGGTGCCGTGTTCCACCCCTGCCTCGAAAAGGACCTGGAGCCCAACGCAAATAGCCAGCACGGGGCGGCCGCCGGCAACGCGCCTGCCGATGAGGCGGATACCGTCCACCGCCTTGAGTTCGCGCATCACGGTTTCGAAGGCGCCGACGCCGGGCACCACCAGGCCATCTGCGTTCAGCACGTCCTCCGGCTTGGAGCTCAGGATGACTTCCGCACCGGCGCGTTCCAGTGCGCGCACGGCTGAGCGGACGTTTCCGGAACCATAGTCCAGCACGGTGACCGTGGGCTTGCCTTCGGGTGAGGCAAGCTTGCGGGCTGCTGAAGGATCGATAATTGCGCCGTCCTTCAGTACCTGCCCGCTCACAGCGCGCCCTTGGTGGAGGGGATGCCCTCAACGCGGGGGTCCGGTTCGATGGCAGCGCGCAGGGCGCGGGCGAAGGCCTTGAACTGGGCCTCGACAATGTGGTGCGGGTCCCGGCCGGCCAGCACGTTCATGTGCAGGCAGATCCCGGCGTGCAGCGTGATGGCTTCGAAGACGTGCCTGGTGAGGGACCCGGTGAAGTGGCCGCCGATCAGGTGGTACTCCTGGCCCGCCGGCTCGCCGCCGTGCACCAGATAGGGGCGGCCGGAGACGTCCACGACTGCGTTGGCAAGGGCTTCATCCAGCGGCACGGTGGCTTCCCCGAAACGGCGGATTCCCGCTTTGTTGCCGAGGGCAGTGCGCAGGACCTCGCCGAAGGTGATGGCGACGTCCTCCACGGTGTGGTGGACGTCGATGTGGGTGTCGCCGGTGGCCTTGACCGTCATATCGATCAGGGAGTGCTTGCACAGGGCGGTCAGCATGTGGTCATAAAACGGCACGGACGTGTCAATGTCCGACACTCCGGTTCCGTCGAGGTTGATCTCCACGAGGACGGAGGACTCGCTGGTGGCACGCTCCATGCGGGCGGTCCGGGCCGCGGCCGTATTCGATCCGGTTGGACTCATGGTGAGGGATCCTTAGTGGGAGGAGAAGTGGTTCAAGGCGTCCAGCGCCGCACTACAAGTCTAGGCGGGAAGCGCAGCCCGGCCCGCAATGATGCGTTCCAGGGACGTGAGGAAGGCGGTGGTTTCCGCCTCAGTGCCTGCAGTGACCCTGAGGTGGCCGGGGATGCCGACATCGCGGATGAGTACACCGGCGTCCAGCAGCTCCTGCCAGACCTGGTGCGGATTCTCCAGTCCGCCGAAGAAGACGTAGTTGGAGTCGGAGGCGGCAGGCGTCAGGCCCATCCTGGTCAATTCCGAAACAATCCGGTCCCGCTGGGCCTTGATGTCCTGCACGTCGGCCATGAGCGCCTCGCGGTGTGCGAGGGCGGCAAGCGCCGTGGCCTGCGTGATGGCAGAAAGGTGGTACGGCAGGCGCACCAACCGCAGGGCATCGGTTACCTCGGGCGCGGCAGCCATGTAGCCAAGCCGGGCGCCGGCCAAGGCAAATGCCTTGCTCATGGTGCGTGAGACGATCAACCGCTCACGGCCCGGCAGCAGGGTCAGTGCACTGGGCGTTCCGTCATGCGCGAACTCATGGTAGGCCTCGTCGACGATGATGATGGCCTGGCTGTCCTCCCCGGCCTCGTAGACAGCTTCCACGACGTCCAGACCCAGTCCGGTTCCAGTGGGGTTGTTGGGCGAGCAAAGGAACACAATGTTCGGCCCGAGTTCCTTGACCTGGCGGGCGGCGGACTCGGCGCTCAGGTCGTAGCCTTCCGCGCGTTCCCCGGTGATGTACTGCGTGTCTGTTCCGCTGGCCAGCAGCGGGTACATGGAATACGTGGGCGGGAAGCCCAGGGCAGTACGGCCCGGGCCGCCGAAGGCCTGGAGGATCTGCTGCAGGACCTCATTGGAACCGTTGGCTGCCCAGACATTGGCTTCGTCGAGGCCATGCCCGAGGTACTCCGCCAAGGCTCTCCGAAGTTCGGTGAACTCCCGGTCAGGGTAGCGGTTGAGGCCAGCGGCGGCCTCTGTCACCGCGGCGCTGATGGCGGCGCGCACGTCTGCCGGGACACCATGGGTGTTCTCATTGACGTTCAGCAGGATGGGGACGTCCAGTTGGGGCGCCCCGTAAGGGGTGAGCCCGCGAAGGTTGTTTCGGAGGGGAAGCCGGTTCAGACGTTCTAGCTGGTCGTTCACCTGAACAGTTTAGTTGCCGTGGCAACGACCGGAAAATGTGACAGGTTTTGTTCGCCCTCGGCGTGCCTCAGGCAGCCCTGGGAACCCGCCGGGCGCCGGCAGCGGCTATCAGCGTGTTGGAACGAACAGCTGCTGCCCAGGCAGGACGGAGCCGGCACTGAGGTTGTTGAGCTGTACGATGTCCGCCACCACGTCCCGGGCGTCGCGGTCCGGATCCACCGCACCGGCGATGGTCCACAGCGACTGGCCTGGCTGCACCGTCACGGTGACCGTGGGCGTCACGGCCAGGTCCGCCGAGGAGTCGGAGGCCTTGGCCGGCGAGTTGAAGAACCCCGACAGCGAGAGCAGGAGAACGGTGAGGAGTACCAATGGGACTCCAATCAGGACGATCCGTCCCCGGCGGGTAAGGCGCAGGGGTGCCGCGGATGGTGAAACGTTGTGACGAGTTGATGCTGACATGAACTGAGCCCTCCTGGACCTGCCGTGCTGCCCGGGTGTCCGCCGGCGGCCGCCCCGACCATTCAGACCCCGCTCCGGAACTCTCTCCGGCCACGTTTTCGAATAGGGCACGCGCTGGTTAGAACACATGTTCGAACTTTGCTGGTTAAGTTTTAGCACCTATCAACGAACAATGTCGAGACTCGCTAGAACAAATGTTTGAAAAAGCACTGTGGCTGGCCTAACTTTGGAACCAAAGAACAACCACCCCTGAAGTTGACCAGCAGGGTCTGACAATGACAGTGGGAGTCCTACCGGCGGCGGTCGCAGGCCAGCGCCAGGGCGGACGATTCGGCGGCAAGCGAAAGGCATTGGCGAATATGGCAGCAGCAGCCGCCGGGGGCAGGACAGCCCCGCAAACCAAGAGGACCACCAAGGGCCTGACCCCCCGGCAGAAGAAGATCCTCGAAACCATCCAGCGCTCAGTCAATGAGAACGGGTACCCGCCCTCCATGCGTGAGATCGGCGATACCGTCGGGTTGGCAAGCCTGTCCAGCGTCACCCACCAGCTCTCCCAGCTGGAGAAGCTCGGTTACCTGCGCCGTGATCCCAAGCGGCCGCGGGCCATGGAAGTGCTCATGCCCCTCACGCTGGACGGCGGTGCCGGCAAAGCCGCGGGCATCTCTCCTGCGCCCCAGCCTCCCGGCCCGGGTGCCACAGTGACTGAACTGCCCACCGCACTGGATACGGCAATGGTTCCCTTGGTGGGCCGGATTGCTGCCGGCGGTCCCATCCTGGCCGAGCAGCTCGTCGAGGATGTCATGCCCCTCCCCCGCCAGCTGGTGGGCCAGGGCGAACTCTTCATGCTGCGTGTGGCCGGCGATTCCATGGTGGACGCCGCCATATGCGACGGCGACTGGGTGGTGGTCCGGCGACAGGCGGACGCCGCCAACGGGGACATCGTTGCTGCACTGCTCGATGACGAAGCGACCGTCAAGACCTTCCGCCAGCGCGACGGCCACACTTGGCTGCTTCCGCAGAACACACAGTACGAACCCATCCTGGGCGACCACGCCACCATCATGGGCAAGGTCGTCTCAGTCCTGCGTTCACTCTGAAGCGTTCCCCAGCCGGGCTTCCTGACCAGCGCTCCGGGAATCAGCCCGGAGGCCGGTCACGCCCTGCGGGGACTCCCGGAGCTACCGGGACTCCCCGCCCAACCTGGTAAGGGCGGCCAGCGCCTTGCTGCGGTCCGTGGTGGCCCAGAACGGGGGCAGGGCACCGCGCAGGAATCCGGCGTAACGCTCGGTTGCCAGCCGGGAGTCCAGCACGGCCACCACGCCTTTGTCCCCCGTGGACCTGATCAGCCGCCCAGCGCCCTGGGCCAGCCGGATCGCAGCGTGCGTGGCTGACACGGACATGAAGCCATTCCCGCCGGCCTGCGCCACGGCGCGCGAACGCGCCGTCATCAGCGGATCGTCCGGCCGCGGGAACGGGATACGGTCAATGACCACCAGGCGGCAGGAGCCTCCCGGAACGTCAACGCCCTGCCACAGGGACATGGTCCCGAAAAGGCAGGTGTCCGGTTCATCGGCGAACTGTTTGACCAGCGCCGTCATGGTGGATTCCCCTTGGCAGAGGACGCTCATATCCAGTTTGGGCCGCAGGGCGTCGGCCGCTTCCTCGGCAGCCCTCCGTGAAGAGAACAGACACAGTGCTCCCCCGCCGGAGGCCTTGATCAGTGCTTCCAGTTCCTCCAACGCCTCCTGGGACACGCCGCGCCCGGGCTTGGGCAGGTGTCCGGCGACGTAGAGGATGCCCTGCCTGGGGTAATCAAAGGGCGAGCCCACGTCCACGCCCGTCCAGCTGGGAGCACCATCGCCGAGAAGTCCCAGTCCTCCTGCGGCAGGTTCAAACGCGGACCCGATGGCCAAGGTGGCCGAGGTCAGCACCACGGTATGCCCGGCAAATAGGCCCTCCCGCAGCCGCCCGGCCACGGACAGCGGGGCGATGTTGATGAGCACCGGTGCGTTCTCGTCGGGCTGCGAGTAGCCCTGGCCGGGATCGAATGTACTGGCGCGCGAAAACCACACCACCTCCCGGTTTTCCCGGGCGGCGACCAGCCGCTCGCACAGTTCCAGGATGAGCATGAGGCGGGACCTGGCCAGCTGCCTGCCGCCGTCGGCCGTAGTGTTGCTGTCCCCCTTGGAGTCGGACAGCGCCGCCCGGCACGCCTCGCGCAGCTGGTCCACGCAGTCCAGCTGCTCATCGTTCAAGCCATTGGGCAGCAGGCCGTTCGGGGCACCGGCAAGGGCCAGCTCAAGGTTCGCAGCGGCCGCGTTCAGGGCATCAACGGTGATGGCGGTGTGCTTCCGTGCGCCCGAAGCGGCAGCGTGGACCATCGCGACGGACAGCTGTCCGGAGACGGCTCCGGTGACCCGGTCCTGCAGTTCGTGCGCTTCGTCCACCACCACGACGTCGTATTCGGGCAGGACGGCAAGTCCCTCGAATGCGCTGACGGCGAGCATGGCATGGTTTGTCACCACAACGTCCGCTTCAGCAGCGTCCTGCCGGGCGAGTTCAGCGAAGCATTCGGCAGCCATGGGGCACTTTTGGGCCCCCAGGCACTCCATGGACGTCACGGACACCTGCCGCCATGCACGGTCGGTCACGCCCGGGAGCAGTTCGTCCCGATCACCCGTAGCCGTCTTCTCCGCCCACTCGCGGAGCCGGACCACTTCCTTGCCAAGCTGCGAGGAGGGTCCGCCCACGGACGCTGCGAAGTGCGGCACGCTGGTGTCCTCGCCCAGCGAGAAGAGCTGCCCTTCCGACGGCTCCTCCGAGGGAAAGCCGCCTTCGAGCTTGTGGCGGCAGACGTAATTGGAGCGGCCCTTGACCAAGGCAACCTTGACCGGCCGCTCCAGCCCAGGGGTGATGTTCTTCAGTAGCCGGGGCAGGTCCCTGCCGACAATTTGGGTTTGCAGGGCAAGCGTGGCGGTGGACACCAGCGCAGGCTTGTTGCTCTCCAGGGCATGCGCGATGAGCGGCACCAGGTAGGCCAGCGACTTACCGGTGCCGGTGCCGGCCTGGACCAACAGGTGGTTGCCCGTTTCAATGGACCGCGCCACCTGCCGGGCCATTTCGTGTTGTCCGGTGCGGCTTTGCCCGCCCATGCCGGCGACGGCACGGTCGAGCAGTTCGATGACGAACTGCTCGCCGGCCGTCTGCGCGGCTTCTCCGGCCGCCAGGTCAGTCATTGACGACGAATGGTTCCAGTTCGGACGCCAGGCCCTCCCGGACCATCACAGCGGCCCTGGTACCCACCTCGACATGGTCCAGGCTGAGGATCTCGGCATCGGACTCGTGCAGCTTGCTGATCAAGTCGCCGCGATCGTACGGAATGAGCAGCTCCATCTTGACCGACGGCCGGGGAATCGACTCGCTGATGGTCTTCAGCAGTTCCGGAATGCCCTCCCCCGTGCGGGCCGAGACCACCACATGCCGCGGTTCCCGCTGCTTCAGCCGCTCCACCACGAAGGGGTCCGCAGCATCGGCCTTGTTCAGCACGACGATCTCGGGCACCTTCCGGGCGTCAACTTCGCTGAAGACCTTTCGGACCGCAGCAATCTGGCCCTCCGGATCGGGGTGCGAGACGTCCACCACGTGCAGGATCAGGTCGGCGTCCGCCACTTCCTCGAGCGTGGAGCGGAAGGCTTCCACCAGCTGTGTGGGCAGCGAACGGACGAACCCCACGGTGTCGGCCAGGGTGTAGCCGAGGCCGTCGGCGGTTTCGGCCTTGCGGACGGTGGGATCCAGGGTGGCAAACAGTGCGTTCTCCACGAGGACCCCGGCGTCGGTGAGGCGGTTGAGCAGGGAGGACTTGCCGGCGTTGGTGTACCCTGCGATGGCCACGGAAGGCACTTCATTACGACGGCGGTTGGCCCGCTTGGTCTCGCGTGCGGGCTTCATAGCAGCGATTTCGCGCCGCAGCTTGGCCATGCGGGTACGGATCCGTCGCCGGTCCAGTTCGATCTTGGTCTCACCGGGACCACGGGAACCCATGCCGGCTGCAGCGCCACCCACCTGGCCACCGGCCTGGCGGGACATCGACTCGCCCCAGCCACGCAGGCGGGGAAGCAGGTATTCCAGCTGCGCCAGTTCCACCTGGGCCTTGCCCTCACGGCTCTTGGCGTGCTGGGCGAAAATGTCCAGGATCAGCGCGGTACGGTCGATGACCTTGACCTTGACGATGTCTTCCAAGGCACGCCGCTGGGACGGGGCCAGTTCGGCGTCCACCACCACTGTGTCCGCACCCGTTGACAGGACGATGTCCTTGAGCTCCTGGGCCTTGCCCGAGCCCAGGAAGGTTCCGGGGTCGGGCTTGTCGCGGCGCTGCACCAGCCCGTCGAGGACTTCCGAACCCGCAGTCTCGGCGAGGGCGGCAAGCTCGCGCAGCGAGTTCTCCGCGTCCGCAAGCGTGCCCTCGGACCAGAGCCCGGCCAGGACCACGCGCTCCAGGCGCAACTGCCGGTACTCGACTTCTGTGACGTCCTCAAGTTCGGTGGACAGGCCCGCCCGGCGGCGCAGCGCGCGCCGTTCCTCAAGGTCCTGCTGGTCGCCGTCGTAGGTGGAATGTTCTTCGTCAAGGCGGGAAATGGCCTGGGCCCTGCCGAGCACCGCTTTTCCATCACCGCTGCCCTCACCCCGGGGCGTGCTGACATTCTTGGCCGGTACGTCCTTGGCGAGGATCCGGTCGATAACAGCCTGGATTTCCTGCGGACTCATGTCCTGGGCGGCTGGATCGGAACCGGTATTGGGCTGGCTGGTCATGGTCTCCTTTGAAGATTCGGCAATTCCAGAATAGTGCTGATTGAGTGGAAGTTGGAAAGTATTCGCGCTGG harbors:
- the hisH gene encoding imidazole glycerol phosphate synthase subunit HisH, producing the protein MSGQVLKDGAIIDPSAARKLASPEGKPTVTVLDYGSGNVRSAVRALERAGAEVILSSKPEDVLNADGLVVPGVGAFETVMRELKAVDGIRLIGRRVAGGRPVLAICVGLQVLFEAGVEHGTEAEGIGEWPGKVEALPAEVVPHMGWNTVKVPQGSKLFAGVENERFYFVHSYGVQEWNFDVVQPRMAPPMVTWSEHGAPFIAAVENGPLCATQFHPEKSGDAGARLLRNWVESLRKPASGSPGTGAAPADAGSGA
- the lexA gene encoding transcriptional repressor LexA; this encodes MAAAAAGGRTAPQTKRTTKGLTPRQKKILETIQRSVNENGYPPSMREIGDTVGLASLSSVTHQLSQLEKLGYLRRDPKRPRAMEVLMPLTLDGGAGKAAGISPAPQPPGPGATVTELPTALDTAMVPLVGRIAAGGPILAEQLVEDVMPLPRQLVGQGELFMLRVAGDSMVDAAICDGDWVVVRRQADAANGDIVAALLDDEATVKTFRQRDGHTWLLPQNTQYEPILGDHATIMGKVVSVLRSL
- the hisB gene encoding imidazoleglycerol-phosphate dehydratase HisB; translation: MSPTGSNTAAARTARMERATSESSVLVEINLDGTGVSDIDTSVPFYDHMLTALCKHSLIDMTVKATGDTHIDVHHTVEDVAITFGEVLRTALGNKAGIRRFGEATVPLDEALANAVVDVSGRPYLVHGGEPAGQEYHLIGGHFTGSLTRHVFEAITLHAGICLHMNVLAGRDPHHIVEAQFKAFARALRAAIEPDPRVEGIPSTKGAL
- a CDS encoding histidinol-phosphate transaminase, with the protein product MNDQLERLNRLPLRNNLRGLTPYGAPQLDVPILLNVNENTHGVPADVRAAISAAVTEAAAGLNRYPDREFTELRRALAEYLGHGLDEANVWAANGSNEVLQQILQAFGGPGRTALGFPPTYSMYPLLASGTDTQYITGERAEGYDLSAESAARQVKELGPNIVFLCSPNNPTGTGLGLDVVEAVYEAGEDSQAIIIVDEAYHEFAHDGTPSALTLLPGRERLIVSRTMSKAFALAGARLGYMAAAPEVTDALRLVRLPYHLSAITQATALAALAHREALMADVQDIKAQRDRIVSELTRMGLTPAASDSNYVFFGGLENPHQVWQELLDAGVLIRDVGIPGHLRVTAGTEAETTAFLTSLERIIAGRAALPA
- a CDS encoding LysM peptidoglycan-binding domain-containing protein is translated as MSASTRHNVSPSAAPLRLTRRGRIVLIGVPLVLLTVLLLSLSGFFNSPAKASDSSADLAVTPTVTVTVQPGQSLWTIAGAVDPDRDARDVVADIVQLNNLSAGSVLPGQQLFVPTR
- the priA gene encoding bifunctional 1-(5-phosphoribosyl)-5-((5-phosphoribosylamino)methylideneamino)imidazole-4-carboxamide isomerase/phosphoribosylanthranilate isomerase PriA, with the translated sequence MTTAHDLPVLELLPAVDVVNGQAVRLVQGEAGSETSYGTPVEAALNWQQQGAEWVHLVDLDAAFGRGSNAELLREVVGRLDIKVELSGGLRDDETLEAALDLGVARVNLGTAALENPEWTARAIERFGDKIAVGLDVRGTTLAGRGWTKEGGDLWDVLGRLEEAGCARYVVTDVTKDGTLQGPNVELLRQMVEKTGKPVVASGGISSLDDLKVLRSLVPLGVEGAIVGKALYAGAFTLPEALDVAGRR
- a CDS encoding ATP-dependent DNA helicase produces the protein MTDLAAGEAAQTAGEQFVIELLDRAVAGMGGQSRTGQHEMARQVARSIETGNHLLVQAGTGTGKSLAYLVPLIAHALESNKPALVSTATLALQTQIVGRDLPRLLKNITPGLERPVKVALVKGRSNYVCRHKLEGGFPSEEPSEGQLFSLGEDTSVPHFAASVGGPSSQLGKEVVRLREWAEKTATGDRDELLPGVTDRAWRQVSVTSMECLGAQKCPMAAECFAELARQDAAEADVVVTNHAMLAVSAFEGLAVLPEYDVVVVDEAHELQDRVTGAVSGQLSVAMVHAAASGARKHTAITVDALNAAAANLELALAGAPNGLLPNGLNDEQLDCVDQLREACRAALSDSKGDSNTTADGGRQLARSRLMLILELCERLVAARENREVVWFSRASTFDPGQGYSQPDENAPVLINIAPLSVAGRLREGLFAGHTVVLTSATLAIGSAFEPAAGGLGLLGDGAPSWTGVDVGSPFDYPRQGILYVAGHLPKPGRGVSQEALEELEALIKASGGGALCLFSSRRAAEEAADALRPKLDMSVLCQGESTMTALVKQFADEPDTCLFGTMSLWQGVDVPGGSCRLVVIDRIPFPRPDDPLMTARSRAVAQAGGNGFMSVSATHAAIRLAQGAGRLIRSTGDKGVVAVLDSRLATERYAGFLRGALPPFWATTDRSKALAALTRLGGESR
- a CDS encoding SseB family protein, with the protein product MSNVEEPERPAARRLPGHIAAALAGAGGASDSAGQPWAGRSLAGDDAKIHNFEDDDGTADAGYVAAVAALREGRGGEAGVVAALATTRVFIPIVAQLAEEAETGHGLHADKQADMALVTLKAADGRTALPAFTSAAALSAWHPEARPVAVYAARAALSAVAEGAELLVLDPGADVTFVVRRPGVWALAKQHDWVPSYDDPELAAEMGHAVSGFAAIRRLELLPGRGVAARAADGSVVPGGGAGPELQVVLYLEDGLDAAGVQELVAGLQAEWSRNVLFGERVDSLEIKLRRAPD
- the hflX gene encoding GTPase HflX, with the translated sequence MTSQPNTGSDPAAQDMSPQEIQAVIDRILAKDVPAKNVSTPRGEGSGDGKAVLGRAQAISRLDEEHSTYDGDQQDLEERRALRRRAGLSTELEDVTEVEYRQLRLERVVLAGLWSEGTLADAENSLRELAALAETAGSEVLDGLVQRRDKPDPGTFLGSGKAQELKDIVLSTGADTVVVDAELAPSQRRALEDIVKVKVIDRTALILDIFAQHAKSREGKAQVELAQLEYLLPRLRGWGESMSRQAGGQVGGAAAGMGSRGPGETKIELDRRRIRTRMAKLRREIAAMKPARETKRANRRRNEVPSVAIAGYTNAGKSSLLNRLTDAGVLVENALFATLDPTVRKAETADGLGYTLADTVGFVRSLPTQLVEAFRSTLEEVADADLILHVVDVSHPDPEGQIAAVRKVFSEVDARKVPEIVVLNKADAADPFVVERLKQREPRHVVVSARTGEGIPELLKTISESIPRPSVKMELLIPYDRGDLISKLHESDAEILSLDHVEVGTRAAVMVREGLASELEPFVVND